The Helianthus annuus cultivar XRQ/B chromosome 11, HanXRQr2.0-SUNRISE, whole genome shotgun sequence region TTATAGACAATCACTACAAACAATGTAAATATTTCATGTATAATATATCAACCTTATATAACCCGTTATTTTACTTTTTAACGTTTATCGCATGACTCTTTGTAAAAGGTGTTACGAGTACGCATACACATGTCTTAGAGAAAAATAGATATAACAATAACCAACCTGGATGAGCAGTGTTTTtgactttttccttttttttatttttactctTTAATTTTCAGCTTTGACACTTATAACCCTTAATTTTTCCAGAGACTTTGTACTCAAGTTTTAAGCGTTTATATGTTTGACacatttctctctctcttttttttttttttcgaacggCAAGGAATGATTtgccaaccaccgtgacaccaggcgctgtggccaaggtcgactactcgactgCCGCCagcccttggctctcccagatgcgcggaaacccaacctccacccgcccgaaggcacgacggTGGAATAATTGGTAAAACCTCGCCTTCCATAcaagacgaaccggcgccacccgtattcgtACTTCACCTAGATGACACAGAAAATAATAGGAAGAGTGAAAGTCGAACCTGAGTTAGAAGGAACACTAAGTCTTCCTCTAACTACTCCACCACTATCTCATTGCTATCATTTCTCTATATTATTAGTTTTGTATTCAACTCGGTTGTTAAAAAAAGTGCATCCTAACACATTTCTCTAAGTTAAAAAAAGAATATTACCTTTTTAAAGTTTTCACCAAGCTTAAATTAATTTATTGGACACCCTCTTCAAGATCGACCCGTTATGCTCCCTCATTTCCAGATCTTGAAATAACTTCCACTTCTTCAAATCTTCTCAAGTGTCATAACCCATGAATTCTTTAACATTCTACCAATTATTGCTTGCAATATTACTCTTCAAATCCCCATTTCTTAAATCCAAAAACACCACAGTTTCATCAAGATTTCTCGACTCGGTTCTCCAAGATTACGCATTCAAAACATTCTCCCAACACCGCCCGAAAACCGGCATCATCTACGACGGCAATGTGGCACCAGAATTCACCGGAATTACAGTCTCCGCCCTCCGGTTGAGAAGTGGTGGGTTGAGGAGAAAAGGGTATTATGGGTACAAAGAGTTTGATATTCCGGCGGGTGTTTTAGAGAATCCGTACGTTGCACGTGTGGTTTTGGTGTACCATAACTTGGGGAATTGGTCGGAGGTTTATTATCCGTTGCCGGGGTATTTGTTTTTGTCGCCAGTGGTGGGTTTGTTAGCGTATAATGCGTCACATATGACGGCGGAAATGCTGCCGGAGTTGGATCTCCGGGCGTCTGAGAATCCTATTATGATAAGGTTTGGATCTTTAGGAGTTTTGGCAGATGGGGTTTTGGCGAAATGTGCGTTTTTTGATTTGTTTGGTGGGGTTGAGTTCGCACGTGTGGTAAATGGGAGTGTTTGTTTGAGTTTAAAACAAGGGCATTTTGTGGTGGTTGTTGAAGAAAATGTTCCGGCGCCAGCGCCGGTGAAATCGCCGGAGATGCCCATTGCTGTTGGTGGTGGTAGGGATGGAGGGAGGAATG contains the following coding sequences:
- the LOC110889579 gene encoding uncharacterized protein LOC110889579 — encoded protein: MNSLTFYQLLLAILLFKSPFLKSKNTTVSSRFLDSVLQDYAFKTFSQHRPKTGIIYDGNVAPEFTGITVSALRLRSGGLRRKGYYGYKEFDIPAGVLENPYVARVVLVYHNLGNWSEVYYPLPGYLFLSPVVGLLAYNASHMTAEMLPELDLRASENPIMIRFGSLGVLADGVLAKCAFFDLFGGVEFARVVNGSVCLSLKQGHFVVVVEENVPAPAPVKSPEMPIAVGGGRDGGRNGWWVGGLVGGLFLVVAAAVVVGVLVALRRCVRRRRVEKMEYVAEGGVPLAVAAVGNDKMPVAMETRTKPVLENDYVTVS